The genomic window ATAAAGTAACAATAATACAGTAAGAGCTAGAATATATAAAAGAACTAAGGTTATAGCTAACGAGTACGAGCTGCTCCATTTATTCACAAAAAACAAAGCCGTATATATTAAAATAAAGCTAATGGAGAAGAGAAACGATGACATTCTCTCTGAAGCAAGTGCTTCATAGTTCTTCTTATATAAAGCTTTTATATCATCTTCTTCATCTACACCTTCTAAAATATTTTTAAGTGTTACCAATAGTGCATTAGCAGAAGGAATCACTGCATAAATGACAAGGCCTTTTAGCAAATACAACCAGAAAAAAAAGCTGACTTTGAAAAATTTATATAAATATTGAAAGAAGATATTTAACTTGCTGTTCATATCTTAGTGACCTCCCTTTATCGCTTAGTAAATAGAAAAACAAGGCGGGCAACCCTACCTTGTTTAAATTTTCCGTACGGAGTCTCTTATTATAATTCTACCTTTTACTAATACTCTGCCGTAGCTTTTATTTTTATTTTTAATTTTCTCTATAATAAATTTAACCGCTGTGTTTGCCATCTCTTCAATATCAACCTCAACAGTTGTTAATTGAGGCTCTGTGATTGTAGCGTATATATCGTTATCAAAACCAACGACGGACACATCATTTGGAACAGCGTATCCTAATTTTTTAAGCTTATTGATCAGATTATGAGCTACTTGGTCACAATTACATACGAAAGCAGTAGGGAGCTTATCTGGAAGTTCGATATCAATGTACTTACCTCGTTCATCTCTATCATTTAAGACCAATTCATCACGAAGGATCATTCTGTGCTCTAATAGAGATTTATAGTAACCTAAGAAGCGGTCTTGAATACTACTTGTTGAATAAAGATTTCCCACATATGCAATATCTTTGTGTCCATTTCTTATCAAGTAGTTAGTCATTTCATACGCACCATAAAAGTTATCTGTTATAACTGAATCAACATCAGCGTGTTCATCATAAAAATCTAAAAATAGTTTAGGCATTTCTACTTGTTGTATTTTTTCAATGTACCCTTTACTTGTTTGTCCAAGAATAATAAGACCATCTACTCTTTTTTCATAATAAATACGGGGTAAATTGACATGTTCTTCATCCTCGTTGTCTAGGATATGCAATATTCCATAATAGCCGTATGTCTCAAGAACTCTTGTGATGTATTGATACATTTTTAAATAAAAAGATTGACTTTCTCCTGTGAATCTTTCTGGAATGATTACACCTATATTGTAAGAAAAACCTTCTCTCATAGATTTTGCAGCTGCATTATAACGATATCCCATTTCTTCTGCTAGTTGCTTAATCTTTTCTTTTAATTCTTCACTTACACCATCTTTATCATTTAAAGCCTTAGAAACAGTAACACTACTAACTCCAAGCTTGTCAGCAATATCCCGCATTGTTACATTACTTTTCATAGATTCCACCTCTAAAATGTCGATAAAAGCTCTACTTATAAACATATACCTATTATTTTAGATGTTTTTAGCTCATAAGGAAAGAGCTTTCATAACAGTAGGTTTATTAACTGTTCTGTTTCAACAAGTTTTCATTTTTCTCTATTAACTCCCCACGTTGAATTGCACAAGGCAATGAACGGAAAGGGTCTTCAGGTGTGTTAAACGTATAATCGACAAGCTTATCTATTGTCGTGGTTGCGACATGCATACGCGTATCACTTGAAGCATAATAAATAAAGACATCATTATTCTCATTTACAACCGCACCATTACAGAATATGACGTTAGAAACATCACCTATACGCTCGTCATCATATGGTGCAATAAAATGACCTCCTGGTTTTGCAATAACCTGTTTTGGATCATCTAAGCTTGTAGCAAATGTATACAAGACATATCTTAACCCCGCTGCAGTATTTCGCACACCATGAGCGATATGAATCCAACCTTTTTCTGTTTTAATAGGCGCTGGTCCTTGACCATTTTTCACCTCATAGACAGTGTGATATCTTCTTTCATCTATCACTTCTTCTTTATTAATCACGGGGTTTTCAATACTATCACACACCCCCCACGCAATACCGCCACCAGATCCAGTTGAGATAAATCCATCCTGTGGACGCGTGTAGAACGCATACTTTCCATTAACAAACTCCGGATGAAGTACAACATTTCGCTGTTGCGGTGATTTTGTTTGGATATTCGGAAGTCTCTCCCAATTTTTCAAATCCTTTGTTCTCACTAGCCCAGCTTGTGCAACAGCGCTTGAAGTATCAAATGGCGTCGCATCAGGATCCTTAGCTTCTGAACAGTAAACACCATAAATCCAGCCATCTTCATGCTTAACTAGGCGCATATCATATATGTTAGTTTCATCCTCATCAATATCTTCCCACGTAAGAGGTTTGCCAATAAACCTAAAGTTATCAATTCCCGTATCACTTTCAGCTAACGCAAAGAAAGACTTTCTGTCTAGTCCTTCTGTACGCACTACTAAATAATATTTTTCATTTAAATAAAGTGCACCAGCATTAAACGCCGCGTTAATTCCTAGTCTTTCCATAAAGAACGGATTTGTTTCTTTATTTAAGTCAAATCTCCAATGAAGAGGGACATGGTGACGTGTTATGACCGGGTATTCATAACGGTCATACACTCCGTTATAAAATTCTTCGTTAATCTCATTTTTTCTAGTTAGTAAAGCTTCTTGCTTCTCTTTTAATTCAAAATACTTTTCATGCATCATTATACTGACATCCTTTCTATAATTTCTAAACAGAATCTTCCGTTGTGATAAGAACCTTTCCAAGGGTCTCCTATATTGCGTTTCGTTGGTTGACCATTAGCTTCCACTGACCATATCCATTCACCATTCTCACGGGAATCTATAATGTTTTGTTTCGTATATTCCCATAAATTTTGAATAATTTTGAGGAACATGTGATCATGTGTGCGTTGGTACGCGTTAAGAAAGCCAACCATCGCCTCTGCTTGCACCCACCATACTCTAGTTTTATCAAGTAAATCATTTTCTTGCTCATTTATAAGCGAGCCATCATTTTGTATTGCATAATTAGCTATATTGTAAGCGATATCAATTACCATCTGGTGATATTCAGGTTTTTCAAGTTTAATAGCCTTGATTGCCTCATCAATTAACCAGCTTGCTTCAATATCATGACCAAACGATTTTAGGTTAATGATGCTATTCCAATTCATATCAAAGAATACACCTAAAAACTTTGTTTCTTTATCATAAATATTCTCATATAAAATTCGCAGTAAATTCTCAATCCTGCTTTTTACTTGCTCGGTAGGCCACACCTTATATAAAGTAGTATAGGCTTCTAACACATGAATAGTTGTATTCATCGTAATTTCTGCCATTACACCATTTTCACTTAACATTTCATTCGGAACTTCATTCCACTGCCGATCGAACTCTTCCCTATAAGCATTTATCGATTGGTTATAACCCTTTTCTTCTATTAGTTCAAATAAATCCTTTGCCATTTTAAGTGCTTCTTCATTTTGGGTGGCACGGAAGTATTCACTTAAAGCATAGATGCCAAACGATTGTGTGTACACATGTTTTCTGGTATCTATTGGGGTACCTTTGTAATCTACCATCCAATATAGACCTTTATGTTCATGATCATATACTTTGTTTATTAAAAAATTGTATAGATGTGTAGCTATATTCAAGTAAGTTTTATCATTTGTAACTCGATATGCTGCTGAGAACGTCCAAAGAAACCTGGATGTAATTATTCCACCTTTATTAGCTTGTTGATGCACGTTTAGATTATAATCGACTTCTCCATAAAATCCACCGTATATATCATCTTTTTGTTTCATCCAAAAGGGTAAAATATGTTCGGTTAGTTCTTTTGTTACCTCATGTTTAAATGTATTCACGTTAACTCTTATACCTCCTAACACTATAAAATGATTAACTTTTAGTTAATCGATAACTTTATAGATTAATCTTACTTCTGACCTTTTACTTTGTCAATTAGTTTTGAGGTAATCATTTTCTGTTATTATAAGTTACTAGTTGATCGCATTTTTATAAAACGTTCTACCACGAAATAACTGTGGATAACTCTTTTTCAGCATCAGTGATTTGAATGATTGTCTCTTTTATAAATG from Bacillus sp. HMF5848 includes these protein-coding regions:
- a CDS encoding LacI family DNA-binding transcriptional regulator — encoded protein: MKSNVTMRDIADKLGVSSVTVSKALNDKDGVSEELKEKIKQLAEEMGYRYNAAAKSMREGFSYNIGVIIPERFTGESQSFYLKMYQYITRVLETYGYYGILHILDNEDEEHVNLPRIYYEKRVDGLIILGQTSKGYIEKIQQVEMPKLFLDFYDEHADVDSVITDNFYGAYEMTNYLIRNGHKDIAYVGNLYSTSSIQDRFLGYYKSLLEHRMILRDELVLNDRDERGKYIDIELPDKLPTAFVCNCDQVAHNLINKLKKLGYAVPNDVSVVGFDNDIYATITEPQLTTVEVDIEEMANTAVKFIIEKIKNKNKSYGRVLVKGRIIIRDSVRKI
- a CDS encoding glycosidase — its product is MMHEKYFELKEKQEALLTRKNEINEEFYNGVYDRYEYPVITRHHVPLHWRFDLNKETNPFFMERLGINAAFNAGALYLNEKYYLVVRTEGLDRKSFFALAESDTGIDNFRFIGKPLTWEDIDEDETNIYDMRLVKHEDGWIYGVYCSEAKDPDATPFDTSSAVAQAGLVRTKDLKNWERLPNIQTKSPQQRNVVLHPEFVNGKYAFYTRPQDGFISTGSGGGIAWGVCDSIENPVINKEEVIDERRYHTVYEVKNGQGPAPIKTEKGWIHIAHGVRNTAAGLRYVLYTFATSLDDPKQVIAKPGGHFIAPYDDERIGDVSNVIFCNGAVVNENNDVFIYYASSDTRMHVATTTIDKLVDYTFNTPEDPFRSLPCAIQRGELIEKNENLLKQNS
- a CDS encoding AGE family epimerase/isomerase; this encodes MNTFKHEVTKELTEHILPFWMKQKDDIYGGFYGEVDYNLNVHQQANKGGIITSRFLWTFSAAYRVTNDKTYLNIATHLYNFLINKVYDHEHKGLYWMVDYKGTPIDTRKHVYTQSFGIYALSEYFRATQNEEALKMAKDLFELIEEKGYNQSINAYREEFDRQWNEVPNEMLSENGVMAEITMNTTIHVLEAYTTLYKVWPTEQVKSRIENLLRILYENIYDKETKFLGVFFDMNWNSIINLKSFGHDIEASWLIDEAIKAIKLEKPEYHQMVIDIAYNIANYAIQNDGSLINEQENDLLDKTRVWWVQAEAMVGFLNAYQRTHDHMFLKIIQNLWEYTKQNIIDSRENGEWIWSVEANGQPTKRNIGDPWKGSYHNGRFCLEIIERMSV